One window of the Aquila chrysaetos chrysaetos chromosome 8, bAquChr1.4, whole genome shotgun sequence genome contains the following:
- the FBXO5 gene encoding F-box only protein 5, whose product MKSNLNQSFKMKCDFDRTSLHAGFAPLKSAVEKTRLEESCPLNYEEGFCKSCAEEHQKILLSDSYHAATRSLDLEDEGRPVHNKENKQVTQRLEEGIYEMEALENSKFSEDSGYSSMLSNQYTDATEHEDSIPLAGNLCGTPKHCLMKSQNQAQFSKKNLLPVIHYEEMICSTLKKSGKRNLKSWAALDRIVFRGKLELCNLIGKKMGLDRIDILAELFQKNLKHILANILRYLGEMDLINFAKVSTTWQKILQEDKWIFQMYSKAVRNVSNGTKASEHAATREYVLYRAALASIQKATPPTNLNKKGTRSKASKNHSRLMEFSEAAKTLRNTESLKVCHRCGSPAKYDSYLQRAMCSRESCGFDFCTKCMCGYHSSSDCMSGKPVKPNSKLGALPGTKKSKQNLRRL is encoded by the exons ATGAAATCAAACCTTAACcagtctttcaaaatgaaatgtgattttGACCGTACGTCTCTTCACGCTGGGTTTGCACCACTGAAATCTGCTGTGGAGAAGACAAGACTGGAAGAATCCTGCCCCTTGAATTATGAGGAAGGCTTTTGTAAAAGCTGTGCTGAAGAGCATCAGAAAATACTACTTAGTGACTCATACCATGCGGCCACTAGAAGTCTAGATCTTGAAGATGAAGGAAGACCTGTacataacaaagaaaacaaacaagtaacTCAGAGACTTGAGGAAGGTATCTATGAAATGGAGGCACTGGAAAACAGTAAATTTAGTGAGGACAGTGGTTATTCCTCTATGTTAAGTAATCAATACACTGATGCAACAGAACATGAGGACAGTATACCTTTGGCTGGGAATCTCTGTGGCACACCAAAGCATTGTCTCATGAAGAGCCAGAACCAAGCACAGTTCTCAAAGAAGAATTTGTTGCCGGTAATCCATTACGAAGAAATGATTTGTTCAACTTTGAAAAAAAGTGGTAAAAGAAATCTCAAGTCTTGGGCTGCGCTAGACAGAATTGTTTTTAGGGGAAAGCTTGAACTTTGTAACCtgattggaaagaaaatgggattAGATAGAATAGACATTCTTGCTGAACTCTTCCAAAAGAACCTGAAGCATATATTAGCCAACATTTTAAGGTATCTCGGTGAGATGGATTTAATAAA TTTTGCCAAAGTCAGCACAACATGGCAGAAGATTCTGCAGGAAGATAAATGGATTTTCCAAATGTATAGTAAAGCAGTGAGAAACGTTTCT aaTGGCACTAAGGCATCAGAGCATGCTGCAACAAGGGAGTATGTTCTCTACCGAGCGGCTTTAGCTTCCATTCAGAAAGCAACCCCACCAACCAACTTGAACAAAAAAGGCACCAGATCCAAAGCATCCAAGAATCACAGCAGGCTCATGGAGTTTTCTGAG GCTGCCAAGACCTTGAGAAACACTGAAAGCCTTAAAGTCTGCCATCGCTGTGGCTCACCTGCAAAGTATGACTCCTATCTACAAAGGGCGATGTGCAGTCGTGAAAGTTGTGGCTTTGACTTTTGCACAAAGTGCATGTGCGGGTACCACAGCTCCAGTGACTGTATGAGTGGCAAACCAGTGAAACCCAACTCTAAGCTAGGGGCGCTTCCTGGgactaagaaaagcaaacagaatctACGGCGGTTGTGA